From a region of the Flavobacterium branchiarum genome:
- a CDS encoding glycosyltransferase family 4 protein yields the protein MYKSIKLYFRLKKLALKLKKNEDRIDFLGELKYNSYVLIVDTKIPEFNKDSGSRRLTEIIKMLLQNNVGVFLLADFKEHKYQSEYIEIFKEMGAIVYKPTLDRFDKLITKEGFLKEVLPKADFVWLHRPEIFNKYYPLVKKYKPEAKIFFDMVDFHYLRFKREFELKGDPKMMETANKYLELELDNCEKADRIIVISESEKESLKEYYQNNDKAIAIGNIHQYIDNGVSVRFEDRKELLFIGGFDHTPNVDAVNYLYEEIMPLLWKSMPEISITVIGSNPPPSILELNSEKFKIVGYVKDVSPYFLNSRIFVAPLRYGAGIKGKIGQSLEYGLPLVTTNIGAEGFDFGENKNLIVGNTTQEIVNNIIKIYQNEEIWNEISLASQKVIEPFSVDTIKAKVLSLVQ from the coding sequence ATGTACAAATCAATCAAATTATATTTCAGATTAAAAAAATTAGCTCTAAAACTTAAAAAGAATGAAGATAGAATTGATTTTTTGGGCGAATTAAAATATAACTCTTATGTTTTAATTGTTGATACTAAAATACCAGAATTTAATAAAGATTCTGGATCAAGAAGGTTAACGGAGATTATTAAGATGCTTTTGCAAAATAACGTTGGTGTCTTTTTATTAGCCGATTTTAAAGAACATAAATATCAATCTGAATATATTGAAATTTTCAAAGAAATGGGAGCTATTGTTTATAAGCCTACTCTTGATAGGTTTGATAAATTAATTACTAAAGAAGGATTTCTAAAAGAAGTTTTGCCAAAAGCGGATTTTGTGTGGTTGCATAGACCTGAAATTTTTAATAAATATTACCCACTCGTTAAAAAATACAAACCAGAGGCAAAAATATTTTTTGACATGGTTGATTTTCATTATTTAAGATTTAAAAGAGAGTTTGAATTAAAGGGTGATCCTAAAATGATGGAAACCGCAAACAAATATCTAGAGCTTGAATTAGATAATTGTGAAAAAGCTGATAGAATTATTGTTATTTCAGAATCTGAAAAGGAAAGCTTAAAGGAATATTATCAAAATAATGATAAAGCAATAGCAATAGGAAACATCCATCAGTACATAGATAATGGCGTTTCAGTGCGTTTTGAGGACAGAAAAGAATTACTTTTTATAGGTGGATTTGATCATACACCCAATGTTGATGCGGTTAATTATTTGTATGAAGAGATTATGCCTTTATTATGGAAATCGATGCCAGAAATTTCAATAACAGTTATTGGTAGTAATCCGCCACCATCAATATTAGAGTTGAATTCTGAGAAATTTAAAATTGTGGGCTATGTTAAAGATGTATCTCCATATTTTTTAAACTCCCGAATTTTTGTAGCCCCATTACGTTATGGAGCAGGAATAAAAGGTAAGATTGGACAGAGTTTAGAATATGGCTTACCATTAGTAACAACAAATATTGGAGCAGAGGGATTTGATTTTGGTGAAAATAAGAATTTAATTGTTGGAAATACAACCCAGGAAATAGTTAATAATATTATCAAAATATATCAAAATGAAGAAATATGGAATGAAATTAGTCTTGCTTCACAAAAAGTTATAGAACCATTCTCAGTAGATACAATTAAAGCAAAAGTATTGAGTTTAGTTCAATAA
- a CDS encoding glycosyltransferase, producing MRILYFYPENPLMFTQGNNARALSLLRYFNKQNIEVDFVGEESDEFKEDSIAEMKSLGLISEGFLLKRGNRKEKKIKYLLTYSLPRKLKRIVKDFDRTKFEQKEQFAAIIESRNYDYKIISYAYWASLLDNTKKGDNERWIIDTHDFLTSQFQTNKSFSLSNYFETEISVLKKFDRVWVISNEEKYVFSQFLDNQLDLITHSLPNNAHGEPANIKDIDVIYVASDNDHNLKSARWFFEKVYPNIKSDVKITVIGKIAKHIPELKNVEKINFIEDLDGVYKKARIAICPMLSGTGLKIKVVESLSYGLPVVCNERGTDGLLNKTNNGCLVTNCSLEFADYINKLLQEEEFYKSKRIEASKFFVENFDVNSTHKVLDDIFFINKKSNLL from the coding sequence ATGCGAATTTTATATTTCTATCCTGAGAATCCATTGATGTTTACTCAAGGTAATAACGCTAGAGCTTTGTCTTTGTTGCGATATTTTAATAAACAGAATATTGAAGTAGATTTTGTTGGAGAAGAATCGGATGAGTTTAAAGAAGATTCTATTGCTGAAATGAAATCGTTAGGATTGATCTCTGAAGGATTTTTATTAAAAAGAGGAAATAGGAAGGAGAAAAAAATTAAATACCTTTTAACCTATTCCTTGCCAAGAAAGTTAAAGAGAATTGTAAAAGATTTTGATCGGACTAAATTTGAACAGAAAGAGCAATTTGCAGCAATAATTGAATCAAGAAATTATGACTATAAAATTATTTCTTATGCTTACTGGGCATCACTTTTAGATAATACCAAAAAAGGGGATAATGAAAGATGGATCATTGATACTCATGATTTTTTGACTTCTCAATTTCAAACTAATAAAAGTTTTAGTTTGAGTAATTACTTTGAAACAGAGATTTCTGTACTTAAAAAATTTGATAGAGTTTGGGTAATATCTAATGAAGAAAAGTATGTTTTTTCACAGTTTTTAGATAATCAACTAGACTTGATAACTCATAGTTTACCAAATAATGCTCACGGTGAACCAGCTAATATTAAAGACATAGATGTCATATATGTTGCAAGTGATAATGATCATAATCTAAAATCTGCTAGATGGTTTTTTGAAAAAGTATATCCTAATATAAAAAGTGATGTGAAAATTACTGTCATAGGAAAAATAGCCAAACATATACCTGAGCTTAAAAATGTAGAGAAAATAAATTTCATTGAAGATTTAGACGGAGTTTACAAAAAAGCCAGAATTGCTATTTGCCCGATGCTATCAGGTACAGGCTTGAAAATAAAAGTAGTAGAGTCATTATCTTACGGATTACCAGTTGTTTGTAATGAAAGAGGAACAGATGGTTTGCTAAATAAAACAAATAATGGTTGTTTAGTGACTAATTGTTCATTAGAATTTGCAGATTACATTAATAAACTCTTGCAAGAAGAAGAGTTTTATAAAAGTAAGCGCATAGAGGCATCGAAGTTTTTTGTAGAAAATTTTGATGTAAATAGTACGCACAAAGTATTAGATGATATTTTTTTCATCAACAAGAAGAGTAATTTACTCTAG
- a CDS encoding glycosyltransferase family 2 protein, with the protein MKITNSNVLVSVVMPVYNSEKFISEAIESVLNQSLKEIELILVNDGSTDKSAVFCEQFSQNNEKVRFLEQKNAGVSNARNNGLKLAKGEYVFFMDCDDTIDSEFLKTSYEVAKKQDLDIVVIGEDCCKRLPNVYALPTMAQLLKHDFLLKHSDIRFPENIQPCEDGLFSHQLLALTTRIGGNPNGLYHYRHHENQNHKSINNGVGKVLEQIPRWFEILEGFYKKNNLHNSHALHLALFMEHEPLQLRYLSMPLDADQKKYLHKLIKEFTQKNVLLFLKDEDKSKLNAYFLFFINSASYLEFEDYYKRLKLKCKVKLFLVKVIPISKIRKRMRKEIRSKVY; encoded by the coding sequence ATGAAAATAACTAATTCAAATGTTTTAGTTTCTGTTGTAATGCCCGTTTATAATTCAGAGAAATTTATTTCTGAAGCTATTGAAAGCGTTTTAAACCAAAGTTTAAAGGAAATTGAACTGATTCTTGTTAATGATGGTTCTACAGATAAATCAGCAGTGTTTTGTGAGCAATTTTCGCAAAATAATGAAAAGGTAAGATTTTTGGAGCAGAAAAATGCTGGAGTTTCAAACGCTAGAAATAATGGTTTGAAGTTAGCAAAAGGGGAGTATGTTTTTTTTATGGATTGTGACGATACAATTGATTCAGAATTTCTTAAAACCTCTTACGAAGTAGCTAAAAAGCAAGACTTGGATATTGTTGTAATTGGAGAAGATTGCTGTAAGAGATTACCAAATGTTTATGCGCTACCAACAATGGCACAATTACTCAAGCATGATTTTCTATTAAAACATTCTGATATAAGGTTTCCAGAGAACATACAGCCTTGTGAAGATGGGTTGTTTTCGCACCAGTTACTTGCTTTAACTACAAGAATTGGCGGAAACCCCAATGGGCTCTATCATTATAGACATCATGAAAATCAAAATCATAAATCTATCAATAATGGTGTAGGTAAGGTACTGGAGCAAATTCCAAGATGGTTTGAAATTCTTGAAGGCTTTTACAAGAAAAACAACTTGCATAATTCTCATGCTTTGCATTTAGCCCTTTTTATGGAGCATGAACCATTGCAATTGCGATATCTTTCTATGCCATTGGATGCAGATCAAAAAAAATATTTACATAAGTTGATAAAGGAATTTACACAAAAGAATGTTCTCCTTTTTTTAAAAGACGAAGACAAAAGTAAATTAAATGCTTATTTTTTATTTTTTATAAATTCGGCCAGTTATTTGGAATTTGAGGATTATTATAAAAGATTGAAGCTGAAATGTAAGGTTAAATTGTTTTTAGTCAAGGTTATACCGATTTCAAAAATTAGAAAAAGAATGCGAAAAGAGATAAGATCAAAAGTTTATTAA
- a CDS encoding L-threonylcarbamoyladenylate synthase, translating into MNEEIHNAYEVIKEGGIILYPTDTVWGIGCDATNPEAVAKIYKLKQRAETQSMICLMNGEKMMYNVFKDIPEVAWQILDLSEKPTTIILDKPRNVAPNIIASDNSLGIRIVKEPFCFKLLERMKKPLVSTSANISGQPTPIAFKDINPEIIKGVDYVVNLHRDRIAGKPSTIIKLTSDSQVKVIRK; encoded by the coding sequence ATGAACGAAGAAATCCACAACGCATACGAAGTCATTAAAGAAGGCGGAATAATACTTTACCCAACTGATACTGTTTGGGGGATCGGTTGCGATGCAACAAACCCTGAAGCTGTTGCTAAAATATACAAACTGAAGCAAAGAGCAGAAACACAGAGTATGATTTGCCTAATGAATGGCGAAAAAATGATGTACAACGTATTCAAGGATATTCCTGAAGTAGCTTGGCAAATTTTAGATTTATCCGAAAAACCAACAACCATTATCTTAGACAAACCTCGAAATGTGGCACCAAATATTATTGCTTCAGACAATTCTTTAGGTATTAGAATTGTTAAAGAGCCTTTTTGCTTTAAACTTTTAGAGCGCATGAAAAAGCCTTTAGTTTCTACTTCTGCAAATATTTCGGGACAACCAACTCCTATTGCTTTCAAGGATATTAATCCAGAAATCATTAAAGGAGTTGATTACGTAGTTAATTTACATCGTGATAGAATAGCAGGAAAACCATCTACAATTATCAAATTAACAAGTGACTCACAAGTTAAAGTAATTCGTAAATAG
- a CDS encoding cysteine desulfurase family protein: MKKVYLDNASTTAIRPEVIQEMTKVMIEDYGNASSPHSFGRNAKTILELSRKSIAKQLNCSAQEIIFTSGGTEANNWILRSVVKDLKIERIITTRVEHHAILHTAMVLEKEYNITIDYVAINPDGSIDLTHLSNLLSEEKKTLVSLMHVNNETGAVLDLNRVSVICKQYDVLFHSDTVQSVGKTKIDLQSTPLDFIVASAHKFHGPKGIGFAFVRKNSGIQPLLFGGEQEKGLRAGTEAVHQIAGMAKALTLSYENLDSEKEYITGLKLYLINQLENVFPEFRINGSKDDFYTILNVILPFSADKTAMLLFNLDMKGIAVSRGSACQSGSVRPSHVLKEMLSEADLKLPNLRISLSHYNTKEDIDWLITSLKTI; encoded by the coding sequence ATGAAAAAAGTATATCTCGATAACGCCTCTACAACTGCCATAAGACCAGAAGTCATTCAGGAGATGACCAAAGTAATGATTGAAGATTATGGTAATGCATCTTCTCCACATAGTTTTGGACGAAATGCCAAAACAATTTTAGAACTTTCAAGAAAAAGTATTGCGAAGCAATTAAATTGCTCGGCACAAGAAATTATTTTTACTTCTGGTGGTACCGAAGCTAATAATTGGATACTTCGTTCGGTTGTAAAGGATCTAAAAATAGAGCGCATAATAACGACTAGAGTTGAGCATCATGCTATTCTGCATACCGCTATGGTATTAGAGAAGGAATATAATATTACTATAGATTATGTTGCTATTAATCCTGATGGTTCGATTGATTTAACACATTTGTCAAATTTGTTATCAGAAGAGAAGAAGACTCTTGTGAGTTTGATGCATGTTAATAATGAAACTGGGGCTGTTTTAGACTTAAACAGAGTGAGTGTTATATGTAAGCAATATGATGTGTTGTTTCATTCGGATACCGTGCAATCTGTGGGGAAAACAAAAATTGATTTGCAAAGTACTCCTTTGGATTTTATTGTTGCAAGTGCACATAAGTTTCATGGGCCAAAAGGAATTGGTTTTGCTTTTGTTCGAAAAAATTCAGGAATACAACCATTACTTTTTGGTGGTGAGCAGGAAAAAGGATTGCGTGCAGGTACTGAAGCCGTGCATCAAATTGCGGGAATGGCAAAAGCTTTGACGCTTTCTTATGAAAATTTAGATAGTGAAAAAGAATATATAACAGGATTAAAACTCTATTTAATAAATCAGTTAGAGAATGTATTTCCTGAGTTCCGAATTAATGGAAGTAAGGATGATTTTTATACTATTCTGAATGTGATATTGCCATTTTCAGCAGATAAAACGGCAATGTTACTCTTTAATTTAGATATGAAAGGAATAGCAGTCTCGAGAGGAAGTGCTTGCCAATCTGGAAGTGTACGTCCGTCACATGTGTTAAAAGAAATGCTATCGGAAGCGGATTTAAAACTTCCGAATTTGCGAATTTCTTTAAGTCATTATAATACCAAAGAAGATATTGATTGGCTTATTACTAGTTTGAAAACTATTTAG
- a CDS encoding Smr/MutS family protein has product MLTKGDKVSVLDEAINGVVLSVKNNEVTIETEDGFTMTFFVNELIKVHNSSNLMDSIKRINVSEVSKEKEEPKARSFVKERKDKREIPAPEFDLHIEKLVPNKRGMSNYDILTLQTETAKRHIEFAIRNRIPKIVFIHGVGEGILKAELDFLLGRYDGIDFQDANYQKYGLGATEVYFKQNTK; this is encoded by the coding sequence ATGTTGACTAAAGGAGATAAGGTTTCGGTTTTAGACGAAGCTATAAATGGAGTAGTGTTATCTGTTAAAAATAACGAGGTAACTATAGAAACTGAGGATGGATTTACGATGACATTTTTTGTCAACGAACTAATTAAAGTACATAATTCCAGTAACTTAATGGATTCTATTAAAAGAATTAATGTAAGTGAGGTTTCCAAAGAGAAAGAAGAGCCAAAAGCAAGGAGTTTTGTGAAAGAACGCAAGGATAAACGGGAGATTCCTGCTCCAGAATTTGATTTGCATATCGAGAAATTAGTGCCAAATAAACGTGGTATGTCTAATTACGATATTTTGACTTTGCAGACAGAAACGGCTAAGCGACATATCGAATTTGCTATTAGAAATCGTATTCCTAAAATTGTGTTTATTCATGGTGTTGGTGAAGGGATTTTAAAAGCGGAGCTTGATTTTTTATTGGGTCGTTATGATGGGATTGATTTTCAAGACGCCAATTATCAAAAATATGGTTTAGGTGCAACCGAGGTTTATTTTAAGCAAAACACGAAGTAA
- a CDS encoding DUF2752 domain-containing protein, which translates to MNLEKYMLPCLSKTLFGIECLGCGFQRALFLLFQGDFKGAFEMYPALYTSLIFLGIVALYFFDKSRNYKNPLWFFGILNSAIMVLGYAYKHYY; encoded by the coding sequence TTGAATCTAGAAAAATATATGCTTCCCTGCTTAAGCAAAACCCTCTTCGGAATAGAGTGTTTAGGATGTGGATTTCAACGTGCTTTATTCCTACTTTTTCAAGGTGATTTCAAAGGCGCATTTGAGATGTACCCAGCCCTATATACTAGCCTTATATTTTTAGGAATTGTTGCTTTATATTTTTTTGATAAAAGTCGAAATTATAAAAATCCTCTTTGGTTTTTTGGCATTCTTAATAGTGCAATTATGGTGTTGGGTTACGCATACAAACACTATTATTAA
- a CDS encoding DUF1003 domain-containing protein — MKTNGMFKSALSNVSYPESEKVSGMSIQSPILALIIADYPSFTREGYISINELNVFREKYISNYLGAELGVLSNLEKNVMGSVADQKLLVSAVEDEVEVRSFGQKVADKVADFGGSWTFIILFIAFIVFWISINIYILANRGFDPYPFILLNLILSCVAALQAPVIMMSQNRQEEKDRDRAKKDYMINLKSELEIRMMHEKLDHLILHQQQELIEIQKVQIEMINDILSRIKK, encoded by the coding sequence ATGAAAACAAACGGAATGTTTAAAAGTGCTCTTTCTAATGTGTCTTATCCAGAAAGTGAAAAAGTCTCAGGAATGTCTATTCAAAGTCCTATTTTGGCATTAATTATTGCAGATTATCCATCATTTACAAGAGAAGGTTATATTTCTATAAATGAATTAAATGTGTTTCGTGAAAAATATATTTCAAATTATTTGGGTGCAGAGTTAGGAGTGCTTTCTAATCTTGAGAAAAATGTAATGGGATCTGTAGCCGATCAGAAATTATTAGTAAGCGCCGTTGAAGATGAAGTAGAAGTTAGGAGCTTTGGTCAAAAAGTAGCTGATAAAGTTGCCGATTTTGGAGGGAGTTGGACTTTTATTATTTTGTTTATTGCTTTTATAGTCTTTTGGATTTCTATTAATATTTACATTTTGGCAAATAGAGGTTTTGATCCCTATCCGTTTATTTTACTTAATTTGATTTTATCTTGTGTTGCTGCTTTGCAAGCTCCAGTAATTATGATGAGCCAAAATCGACAAGAAGAAAAAGATCGCGATAGAGCAAAAAAGGATTATATGATTAATCTGAAATCTGAATTAGAAATAAGAATGATGCATGAAAAATTAGATCATTTGATACTACATCAGCAACAAGAATTAATCGAAATTCAGAAAGTTCAAATCGAAATGATAAATGATATTTTGAGTCGAATTAAGAAGTAG
- the epsC gene encoding serine O-acetyltransferase EpsC: MTKNMIIQNINALKSHSSINYGIKTKTEDFTEKLFYTLFDSNAPLDKSINELEKYFKEIAVIACKKPEKSCELIWEQFLEKLPIVLEKLIQDATYILENDPASNSLEEVYLAYPGFYAIAIYRLSHELYKLDLLLFSRLMSEYAHRITGTDIHAGATIASPFFIDHATGIVIGETTVIKKHVKIYQGVTLGALSITKEMKNAKRHPTVEENVCIYANATILGGETIIGKDSIIGGNAWITKSIPEKSIVTNTTTTEVKVKEKK; encoded by the coding sequence GTGACAAAAAATATGATTATTCAGAACATAAATGCCTTAAAGAGCCACTCTTCTATTAACTACGGAATCAAAACCAAAACAGAAGATTTTACAGAAAAGCTTTTTTACACTTTATTCGATTCAAATGCTCCATTAGACAAAAGCATCAATGAACTTGAAAAGTATTTTAAAGAAATAGCTGTAATCGCCTGCAAAAAGCCAGAAAAATCATGTGAATTAATTTGGGAGCAATTTCTAGAAAAATTGCCTATTGTTTTAGAAAAATTAATTCAAGATGCAACCTATATTTTAGAGAATGACCCAGCATCAAATAGCCTTGAAGAAGTATACCTAGCTTATCCCGGCTTTTACGCTATCGCTATATACCGATTAAGCCACGAATTATACAAATTGGACCTATTGCTCTTTTCAAGATTAATGAGCGAATATGCACATCGTATTACAGGAACCGATATTCACGCAGGCGCAACTATTGCTTCTCCATTTTTTATAGATCACGCAACAGGTATTGTAATTGGAGAAACGACTGTTATAAAAAAACATGTAAAAATATATCAAGGAGTAACATTAGGAGCTTTAAGCATTACCAAAGAAATGAAAAACGCAAAAAGACATCCTACTGTTGAAGAAAATGTTTGCATCTATGCCAATGCAACAATTTTAGGAGGCGAAACTATTATTGGCAAAGACAGTATTATCGGAGGGAATGCATGGATTACCAAATCAATTCCAGAAAAATCAATTGTTACCAATACTACCACAACCGAAGTTAAAGTAAAAGAAAAAAAATAA
- the cysM gene encoding cysteine synthase CysM has protein sequence MNTHTLVNLIGNTPLMETVNLVKNKNVKLLLKLEGNNPGGSVKDRAAYNMIFSALERGDIKKGDKLIEPTSGNTGIALAMIAQLMGINIELILPEDSTKERVQTMRAYGATVILTPASEGIIGSRDYAERKVAEGGYIMLNQFANEDNWKAHYKTTGPEIWNDTDGKITHFVSAMGTTGTIIGTSTYLKEKNSTIQIIGAQPSDGSQIPGIRKWPKEYLPKIFDAKKVDTIIDISEQEAREMTKRLALEEGVFAGMSSGGSVAVALKIANQLESGVIVAIICDRGDRYLSSDLFD, from the coding sequence ATGAACACTCATACATTAGTAAACCTGATAGGAAACACTCCTTTGATGGAAACAGTGAATTTAGTAAAAAATAAAAACGTAAAACTTTTATTAAAACTTGAAGGAAACAATCCGGGCGGTAGCGTAAAAGACAGAGCAGCATATAATATGATTTTTTCGGCTCTAGAGAGAGGCGACATCAAAAAAGGCGACAAACTTATCGAACCTACAAGTGGTAATACAGGAATAGCCTTAGCAATGATTGCACAGTTAATGGGCATCAATATCGAATTGATACTTCCAGAAGATTCAACAAAAGAACGTGTACAAACTATGCGTGCCTATGGAGCTACAGTTATTTTAACACCTGCTAGTGAAGGAATTATTGGCTCAAGAGATTATGCAGAAAGAAAAGTTGCCGAAGGCGGCTATATTATGCTTAATCAATTTGCAAACGAAGACAATTGGAAAGCACACTACAAAACTACAGGCCCAGAGATATGGAATGATACTGATGGAAAAATAACTCATTTTGTTTCGGCAATGGGGACTACTGGAACTATTATTGGCACATCGACTTATCTTAAAGAAAAAAACAGCACTATTCAAATAATAGGAGCACAACCTAGTGATGGTTCACAAATTCCTGGAATCAGAAAATGGCCTAAAGAATATTTACCAAAAATATTTGATGCAAAAAAAGTAGATACTATTATTGATATAAGTGAACAAGAAGCACGCGAAATGACCAAACGATTAGCCTTAGAAGAAGGTGTTTTTGCTGGAATGAGTAGTGGTGGTTCTGTCGCTGTTGCCTTAAAAATTGCAAATCAACTTGAATCTGGCGTAATTGTTGCGATAATTTGTGACCGAGGAGACCGTTATTTATCTTCTGATTTATTTGATTAA
- a CDS encoding sensor histidine kinase, giving the protein MKKSYAFKFLFIAFIGIHIPLIGILFFVLYGNKTISADSILIFSLIMTLFATGFTLLIINQLIRPIVVASKALNEYRISRKVPVLPSQYEDEAGLLMRNIQDSIEESESFINEKQDLIYMISHDLRNFAGNPQGLAKLIIEENPSDSVKNMAELICESTDLQFRYIENFIKLLKQQDEIAKSSSIAKTILIAPILPAVMEQVAQLLARKNIKLVSDISIEEAVLRIDVELLIQVLVNLISNAIKFSYSGSEISLRIFKDDKKIVFTVLDNGIGFDQSQIEEMFKKFTTMGKLGTANETSTGIGLYLCKKIINKNGGKLNAISLGINRGAIFTIVFEKEAIFNATSF; this is encoded by the coding sequence TTGAAGAAAAGCTATGCGTTTAAATTTCTTTTCATTGCTTTTATAGGTATTCATATACCGTTAATCGGAATATTGTTTTTTGTGCTTTATGGTAATAAAACTATTTCGGCTGATTCTATTTTGATTTTTTCTTTAATCATGACTTTATTTGCTACAGGTTTTACTTTATTAATCATTAATCAATTAATAAGACCAATCGTAGTAGCGTCTAAAGCTTTAAATGAATATAGAATAAGTCGTAAAGTGCCTGTGTTGCCTTCTCAATATGAAGATGAAGCGGGGTTGTTAATGCGTAATATTCAAGATTCCATCGAAGAGTCTGAGAGTTTTATCAACGAAAAACAAGATTTGATTTATATGATTTCTCATGATTTAAGAAATTTTGCTGGCAACCCACAAGGATTAGCTAAGTTAATTATAGAAGAAAATCCATCGGATTCAGTTAAGAACATGGCAGAATTAATTTGTGAATCAACAGATTTGCAGTTTCGTTATATAGAGAATTTTATTAAGTTATTAAAACAGCAAGATGAAATTGCTAAATCGAGTTCAATAGCTAAAACAATTTTAATAGCTCCAATACTTCCTGCTGTTATGGAGCAAGTAGCTCAGCTTTTAGCACGTAAAAATATTAAATTGGTTTCTGATATAAGTATTGAGGAAGCTGTGCTTAGAATTGATGTAGAGTTGTTAATTCAGGTTCTGGTCAATTTAATTAGTAACGCAATTAAATTTTCATATTCTGGTAGTGAAATTTCGCTACGTATTTTTAAAGATGATAAGAAAATAGTTTTTACTGTCTTAGATAATGGAATTGGATTTGATCAATCCCAAATTGAAGAAATGTTCAAAAAATTCACTACAATGGGTAAACTTGGAACTGCGAACGAAACCTCGACAGGAATTGGATTGTATTTGTGTAAAAAGATAATTAATAAAAACGGAGGAAAATTAAACGCAATAAGTCTAGGTATAAACAGAGGAGCAATTTTTACTATTGTTTTTGAAAAAGAGGCAATTTTTAATGCAACCTCTTTTTAA